One genomic region from Actinocatenispora thailandica encodes:
- a CDS encoding RDD family protein — MTAPADRHGFAGLVTRLTGLVTDVGLLTIASLALSSLPPAAWRQLIGDEPRWLDVLCGVLAALLPWAYFTACWAMAGATIGGLLVGTRTCRADGAPLGPGRAAARAFVGLAAAPVWLVGLLGVLTDGHRRAWHDRLFGTVVRRTGAGLSPFDAGRTRPARRRAGPAGRLAR; from the coding sequence GTGACCGCGCCCGCCGATCGGCACGGCTTCGCCGGCCTGGTCACCCGGCTCACCGGCCTGGTCACCGACGTCGGCCTGCTGACCATCGCCAGCCTCGCCCTCAGCAGCCTCCCGCCGGCCGCCTGGCGGCAGCTGATCGGGGACGAACCGCGCTGGCTCGACGTGCTCTGCGGCGTGCTCGCCGCGCTGCTCCCGTGGGCGTACTTCACGGCGTGCTGGGCCATGGCCGGCGCCACGATCGGCGGGCTGCTCGTCGGTACCCGTACCTGCCGGGCGGACGGCGCGCCGCTCGGGCCCGGCCGCGCCGCGGCACGCGCGTTCGTCGGCCTCGCCGCGGCGCCGGTCTGGCTCGTCGGCCTGCTCGGCGTCCTCACCGACGGGCACCGGCGGGCCTGGCACGACCGGCTGTTCGGCACCGTCGTGCGCCGCACCGGCGCCGGGCTGTCGCCGTTCGACGCCGGGCGTACCCGGCCGGCACGGCGCCGGGCGGGGCCGGCGGGCCGCCTGGCGCGGTGA
- a CDS encoding putative quinol monooxygenase, with the protein MYGGLIRFTCKPGKRSAFLDIVRWSARLARDGEPGTLRLDAYVVDGEPDVVYGYEAYVDQDAFQAHITNPAVQRFGAVLDELVEGWTMIVPFCDSVVSNVDDDGGDTAPQR; encoded by the coding sequence GTGTACGGGGGTCTGATCCGGTTCACCTGCAAGCCCGGCAAGCGGTCCGCGTTCCTGGACATCGTGCGCTGGTCCGCCCGGTTGGCCCGGGACGGCGAGCCCGGCACCCTGCGCCTCGACGCCTACGTCGTGGACGGCGAACCCGACGTCGTCTACGGCTACGAGGCGTACGTCGACCAGGACGCCTTCCAGGCGCACATCACCAACCCGGCGGTGCAGCGGTTCGGCGCGGTGCTGGACGAGCTGGTGGAGGGCTGGACGATGATCGTGCCGTTCTGCGACAGCGTCGTGTCCAATGTGGACGATGATGGCGGGGATACCGCCCCGCAACGGTGA
- a CDS encoding TIGR03618 family F420-dependent PPOX class oxidoreductase produces MLDPDVRRVLDGASIAHLATVLPDGAPHSVPVYIGTHDDRIVFLTGPDSRKARNLRRDPRLALSVAPADDPFQPVLVRGRVVDWIDGDEAWRIIDRLVAKYVDLTYPRDQPRVVAVIEPDRQSFGMG; encoded by the coding sequence ATGCTCGATCCCGACGTGCGCCGCGTCCTCGACGGCGCCTCCATCGCCCACCTGGCCACCGTGCTGCCGGACGGTGCGCCCCATTCGGTACCCGTCTACATCGGTACGCACGACGACCGGATCGTGTTCCTCACCGGTCCGGACTCGCGCAAGGCGCGCAACCTGCGCCGCGACCCGCGGCTGGCGCTGTCCGTCGCGCCCGCCGACGACCCGTTCCAGCCGGTGCTCGTGCGCGGCCGGGTGGTCGACTGGATCGACGGCGACGAGGCGTGGCGGATCATCGACCGGCTGGTCGCCAAGTACGTCGACCTCACCTACCCGCGGGACCAGCCGCGGGTGGTGGCCGTGATCGAGCCGGACCGGCAGTCGTTCGGGATGGGCTGA
- a CDS encoding NAD-dependent epimerase/dehydratase family protein, whose product MSILVTGGLGMIGGHTARALLDLGRDVVVTAHRRSDVPAFLAGRVAVEQLDVTDPDAFRALGDRYDVTEIVHLAGSVPGDDPVGFFRTDTAGLLNALDAARAWGVRRFAVASSLGVYLGRDEVPWHEELALPTAELPHLIVAFKKAVEPITTHALRGSGVQPVVLRIGSIWGPLMDPESPFNPIPSYVSAQLRGDRPAPLPAQLGGDWCYAPDAGRAIALLTTAEHLRYDTYNVSGGRPYTRQELAIALGAADPGPDPQPAPYQDIGRLTAETGFEPEFDLPRAVAHYRAWRADNPR is encoded by the coding sequence ATGAGCATCCTGGTCACCGGAGGGTTGGGCATGATCGGCGGGCACACCGCCCGCGCCCTGCTCGACCTCGGCCGCGACGTGGTGGTCACCGCGCACCGCCGGTCCGACGTGCCGGCGTTCCTGGCCGGCCGGGTCGCGGTGGAGCAGTTGGACGTCACCGACCCCGACGCGTTCCGCGCGCTCGGGGACCGGTACGACGTCACCGAGATCGTGCACCTGGCCGGCAGCGTTCCCGGCGACGACCCGGTCGGGTTCTTCCGTACCGACACCGCCGGGCTGCTGAACGCGCTGGACGCCGCGCGCGCCTGGGGAGTGCGGCGGTTCGCCGTGGCCAGCAGCCTCGGCGTCTACCTCGGACGCGACGAGGTGCCGTGGCACGAGGAGCTGGCGCTGCCCACCGCGGAGCTGCCGCACCTGATCGTCGCGTTCAAGAAGGCCGTCGAGCCGATCACCACGCACGCGCTGCGGGGCAGCGGGGTGCAGCCGGTGGTGCTGCGCATCGGCAGCATCTGGGGGCCGCTGATGGACCCGGAGTCGCCGTTCAACCCGATCCCGTCCTACGTCAGCGCGCAGCTGCGCGGGGACCGGCCGGCACCGCTGCCGGCGCAGCTCGGCGGCGACTGGTGCTACGCGCCCGACGCCGGCCGCGCCATCGCGCTGCTGACGACGGCGGAGCACCTGCGGTACGACACGTACAACGTCTCCGGTGGCCGCCCGTACACCCGCCAGGAGCTCGCGATCGCGCTGGGCGCCGCGGATCCGGGCCCCGACCCGCAGCCCGCGCCCTACCAGGACATCGGCCGGTTGACCGCCGAGACCGGCTTCGAACCGGAGTTCGACCTGCCCCGGGCCGTCGCCCACTACCGCGCCTGGCGCGCCGACAACCCACGCTGA
- a CDS encoding FAD-binding oxidoreductase has product MSDLTSLRAALDGAALVPGDPGYEAIRRPANPAYRRVRPRLVVRCRSERDVVRAVRYAKAHGHHLVPRGGGHCFAGRSSTDGMVLDLSGLAGIAVAPDGLATIGAGARLGQVYAELHAAGRTLPAGCGATVGIAGLTLGGGIGLLGREYGLTCDRLVGARVVLADGSVVDCDADREPELFWALRGAGGGQFGVLTSLRFDTIAEPVTTRIEAHWPLGDTVAAWQEWAPDAPEQLTLNLTVVAEPGTPARAVLFGAATLDAGTTRGLLREFTGRAGAAAGFALRAGLPYHRVKGTLADPREAPGRAVRIRSEFFARPMTGGTVAALLGRLGVPGGTDRRLALTAMGGAYDRVAGDATAFAHRGQRFLLEHVGEPDDPWVDDSWTTAHRDGSGRVYPNFPDPALHDWAVAYHAGNLARLAAVKNSYDPGRFFDFPQSV; this is encoded by the coding sequence GTGTCCGACCTGACCTCGCTGCGTGCCGCGCTCGACGGCGCGGCGCTCGTCCCGGGAGACCCCGGGTACGAGGCGATCCGCCGCCCGGCCAACCCCGCGTACCGGCGCGTACGGCCGCGGCTGGTGGTGCGGTGCCGTTCGGAGCGGGACGTGGTGCGCGCCGTGCGGTACGCGAAGGCCCACGGTCACCACCTCGTACCGCGCGGCGGCGGGCACTGCTTCGCCGGACGGTCGTCGACCGACGGGATGGTGCTGGACCTGTCCGGCCTCGCCGGCATCGCGGTGGCCCCCGACGGGCTCGCCACGATCGGTGCCGGAGCCCGGCTGGGACAGGTGTACGCGGAGCTGCACGCCGCCGGCCGCACCCTGCCGGCCGGGTGCGGTGCCACGGTCGGCATCGCCGGCCTCACCCTCGGCGGCGGGATCGGCCTGCTCGGCCGCGAGTACGGGCTGACCTGCGACCGGCTGGTCGGCGCCCGCGTCGTGCTGGCCGACGGCAGCGTGGTCGACTGCGACGCGGACCGCGAGCCGGAGCTGTTCTGGGCGCTGCGGGGCGCCGGCGGCGGCCAGTTCGGCGTGCTGACCTCGCTGCGGTTCGACACCATCGCCGAGCCGGTCACCACGCGCATCGAGGCGCACTGGCCGCTCGGGGACACCGTCGCGGCGTGGCAGGAGTGGGCGCCGGACGCGCCGGAGCAGCTCACCCTGAACCTCACCGTGGTCGCCGAACCCGGCACGCCGGCGCGGGCGGTGCTGTTCGGCGCCGCCACCCTCGACGCGGGTACCACCCGCGGGCTGCTGCGGGAGTTCACCGGCCGCGCCGGCGCGGCGGCCGGGTTCGCGCTGCGCGCCGGCCTGCCGTACCACCGGGTCAAGGGCACCCTGGCCGACCCGCGGGAGGCACCCGGACGGGCGGTGCGGATCCGGTCGGAGTTCTTCGCCCGCCCGATGACCGGGGGCACCGTCGCCGCGCTGCTCGGCCGGCTCGGCGTACCGGGTGGCACGGACCGGCGGCTCGCGCTCACCGCGATGGGCGGCGCCTACGACCGGGTCGCCGGGGACGCCACCGCGTTCGCCCACCGCGGCCAACGGTTCCTGCTCGAACACGTCGGCGAACCGGACGATCCCTGGGTCGACGACTCGTGGACGACCGCGCACCGGGACGGTTCGGGGCGGGTGTACCCCAACTTCCCCGACCCGGCGCTGCACGACTGGGCCGTGGCCTACCACGCGGGCAACCTCGCCCGGCTGGCCGCGGTCAAGAACAGCTACGACCCGGGCCGGTTCTTCGACTTCCCGCAGTCCGTCTGA
- a CDS encoding DUF6597 domain-containing transcriptional factor, translating into MDSYVERPPMPELAAVVRAVWIHRTGPAAYVQRHLPTGGVEIHFPIGGDPALIGPLTGPVVEVIPPHTTVVGVRFLPGAAPALPAGLDELVDQRPLLAELWGSVADRLVAELAGAGTAEAALRHLEKHLLRERRSTHPADPLIGAAVRTLMPWRPVHIDGLADHLALSASQLRRRCLRTVGLSPKVLQRTLRFQGFLALAQAGAAASGRRGADGIAGLAVDLGYADQAHLSRECVRLTGLTPRQLLGGDIDRCRCGHDHSASYRPFLATRRHPPPR; encoded by the coding sequence ATGGACTCGTACGTGGAGCGGCCGCCGATGCCGGAGCTGGCCGCGGTGGTGCGGGCGGTGTGGATCCACCGCACCGGCCCGGCCGCGTACGTGCAGCGGCACCTGCCGACGGGCGGGGTCGAGATCCACTTCCCGATCGGTGGGGACCCCGCCCTGATCGGGCCGTTGACCGGTCCGGTCGTGGAGGTGATCCCACCGCACACCACGGTCGTCGGGGTGCGGTTCCTCCCCGGGGCCGCACCGGCGCTGCCGGCCGGGCTGGACGAGCTGGTCGACCAGCGACCGCTGCTGGCGGAGCTGTGGGGCAGCGTCGCGGACCGGCTGGTGGCGGAGCTGGCCGGGGCCGGAACGGCCGAGGCGGCGCTCCGCCACCTGGAGAAACACCTGCTCCGCGAGCGTCGCAGCACGCACCCGGCCGACCCGCTGATCGGGGCGGCGGTGCGGACGCTGATGCCGTGGCGGCCGGTGCACATCGACGGGCTCGCCGACCACCTGGCGCTGTCCGCGAGCCAGCTGCGCCGGCGCTGCCTGCGTACGGTGGGGTTGAGCCCGAAGGTGCTGCAACGGACCCTGCGGTTCCAGGGGTTCCTCGCGCTCGCCCAGGCCGGGGCCGCGGCGAGCGGCCGGCGCGGTGCGGACGGCATCGCCGGGCTGGCCGTCGACCTGGGCTACGCCGACCAGGCACACCTGAGCCGGGAGTGCGTCCGGCTGACCGGGCTGACCCCGCGCCAGCTGCTCGGCGGCGACATCGACCGGTGCCGGTGCGGACACGACCACTCCGCCTCGTACCGGCCGTTCCTGGCCACCCGCCGCCACCCGCCGCCGCGGTGA
- a CDS encoding MerR family transcriptional regulator, protein MSDDERSLGPGETSDDERSLSAGEVARELGVAVTTIRTWDRRYGLGPARRETGRHRRYDGADLARLRLMRQLTVDGVAPAEAARIARQSPAAPAGGDIPEPPTAPTGEVAGLRRAALALDVGQTDRLLAQALRRGVLSAWTTLMAPALIDIGRRHSRTGRYVEVEHLLSNAISRALAAVPRSDARPTVLLACGPDEQHTLALEAVAAALAELGLGSRLLGARVPAQALSAAIRKTGARAVVLWSHRLHREDRRQLEAATTARPRPPVVATCGPGWQARPVPAGVAAPTDLGELLDLLRQPGAR, encoded by the coding sequence GTGAGCGACGACGAGCGCAGCCTCGGCCCCGGCGAGACGAGCGACGACGAGCGCAGCCTCAGCGCCGGCGAGGTCGCGCGGGAGCTGGGCGTCGCCGTCACCACGATCCGAACCTGGGACCGCCGGTACGGCCTGGGCCCGGCGCGGCGGGAGACCGGCAGACACCGCCGCTACGACGGCGCCGACCTCGCCCGCCTCCGGCTGATGCGGCAGCTCACCGTCGACGGCGTCGCACCGGCCGAGGCGGCCCGCATCGCCCGGCAGTCCCCGGCCGCACCCGCCGGCGGCGACATCCCCGAACCGCCCACCGCCCCGACCGGGGAGGTGGCCGGACTACGCCGCGCGGCGCTCGCCCTGGACGTCGGGCAGACCGACCGGCTGCTCGCACAGGCCCTGCGCCGGGGGGTCCTCTCGGCCTGGACGACGCTGATGGCCCCCGCACTGATCGACATCGGCCGCCGGCACTCCCGTACCGGCCGCTACGTCGAGGTGGAACACCTGCTGTCGAACGCCATCTCCCGGGCCCTCGCCGCGGTGCCGCGCAGCGACGCCCGACCGACCGTGCTGCTCGCCTGCGGTCCGGACGAGCAACACACCCTGGCGCTGGAGGCGGTGGCCGCCGCCCTGGCCGAGCTGGGGCTGGGCAGCCGGCTGCTGGGCGCGCGCGTCCCGGCCCAGGCGCTGTCGGCCGCGATCCGCAAGACCGGCGCGCGCGCCGTCGTGCTCTGGTCGCACCGGCTGCACCGCGAGGACCGCCGGCAGCTGGAGGCGGCGACGACGGCCCGGCCGCGACCCCCGGTCGTCGCCACCTGCGGACCCGGCTGGCAGGCCCGGCCCGTCCCGGCCGGGGTGGCAGCGCCGACCGACCTCGGCGAGCTGCTCGACCTGCTCCGGCAACCGGGCGCGCGCTGA
- a CDS encoding phytoene/squalene synthase family protein codes for MPSTRGGFVASLSASYEYCRALHRRHGRSYYLATRLLPAWKRRHVHALYGFTRYTDDIVDQLETGRGGDAQHRARRLDGWTARFRAGLAGEPTGPDPILPAVLHTIAVFDLPLADFDAFLTSMRMDLTVREYQDYSDLLGYMEGSAAVIGTMMLPVLLAENRAGRPAADRLAAMREPARQLGLGFQLTNFIRDVAEDLQRDRVYLPQRDLDRFGVSRADLAADSAGPAVRELVRFEIDRAREHYRAAEPGIALLPPVSQRCIRLAATVYGGILVEIERNGYDVLSRRAVVPRRRRLTAVIQQLGRPA; via the coding sequence ATGCCGTCGACTCGGGGTGGTTTCGTGGCGTCTTTGTCGGCCTCGTACGAATACTGCCGTGCGCTGCACCGTCGGCACGGTCGCAGCTACTACCTGGCGACCCGGCTGCTGCCGGCGTGGAAACGGCGACACGTGCACGCGCTGTACGGCTTCACCCGGTACACCGACGACATCGTCGACCAGCTCGAGACCGGGCGCGGTGGCGACGCCCAGCACCGGGCCAGGCGGCTGGACGGTTGGACGGCGCGGTTCCGGGCCGGCCTGGCCGGCGAGCCCACCGGGCCGGATCCGATCCTGCCCGCGGTGCTGCACACCATCGCCGTGTTCGACCTGCCGCTGGCGGACTTCGACGCGTTCCTGACCAGCATGCGGATGGACCTGACCGTCCGGGAGTACCAGGACTATTCCGATCTGCTCGGCTACATGGAGGGTTCGGCGGCGGTCATCGGCACGATGATGCTGCCCGTCCTGCTGGCCGAGAACCGCGCGGGGCGGCCGGCGGCGGACCGGCTGGCGGCGATGCGAGAGCCCGCCCGGCAGCTGGGGCTGGGCTTCCAGCTGACGAACTTCATCCGCGACGTCGCCGAGGACCTGCAGCGCGACCGGGTGTACCTGCCGCAGCGGGATCTGGACCGGTTCGGGGTGTCCCGCGCCGACCTGGCCGCCGACTCGGCCGGCCCGGCGGTCCGCGAGCTGGTCCGCTTCGAGATCGACCGGGCCCGGGAGCACTACCGGGCGGCCGAGCCGGGCATCGCGCTGCTGCCCCCGGTGTCGCAGCGGTGCATCCGGCTGGCGGCGACGGTCTACGGCGGGATCCTGGTCGAGATCGAACGCAACGGCTACGACGTGCTGTCCCGGCGCGCGGTGGTGCCGCGGCGGCGCCGGCTGACCGCGGTGATCCAGCAGTTGGGGCGCCCGGCATGA